A region of the Bacillus sp. NP247 genome:
TTGAAAAAAGAGGGTATTATTCGTCATTATGGTATCTCTTCTATACGTCCAAATGTCATTCGTGAGTATGCAAAACGTTCAAATATCGTTAGTGTATTAATGGAATACAGCCTTTTAAATCGTCGTCCTGAAGAATGGTTCCCACTTCTTAATGAACATCAAATTAGTGTCATCGCACGCGGACCACTTGCGAAAGGCATTTTAACTAACAACAATGCAAGCAAGATAGAAAGAGTAAAGAAAAAAGATTACCTCTCCTATTCTTATGATGAATTAAATATAACACTCGCGAGTGTAAAAGAAATTATAGGAGAAAGATCTTTAACTGAATCGGCCATTCAATACTGCTTAAATAATGAAGCTGTTGCATCTGTTATACCTGGTGCAAGCTCTATTCAACAGTTGCAAGCAAATGTACATGCTGGGAAACCAATGTCTTTAACAAAAGAAGAATATACACAACTTCAGCAAATTGTTAAATTTGATACATATGCTTTACATCGTTAAAAAGGCGCTACCATACTGGTAGCGTCTTTTTATAACGTATCATATTTATCAGGATTCGTTCCTACATGTAAATTACGATTTAACGTATTAATTTGATCCATCTCTTTTTCAGTTAATGAGAAATCAAAAATAGTAAAGTTCTCTTTAATACGAGTTGGCGTAACAGATTTAGGAATAGTCACAATCCCACTTTGAATATCCCACCTTAATATAACTTGTGCAGGTGACTTTTCATATTTTTTAGAAATAGCCTGAATAATTGGATGCTGGAATACTTCGCCGCCTCTCATTAAAGGACTCCACGCTTCCATTTGAATTTGCTCACCTTGACAGAAATCACGCAATTCAAATTGCGCTAACATTGGATGAAGTTCAACTTGGTTTACCATCGGCTTCACTTTGCAATTTGGTAATAACAGTTCTAAGTGATGTTTATGAAAATTAGAAACACCAATGGCACGCACTTTACCTTCTTCATATAGCTTTTCTAGGGCACGGTATGTATCAACATACTTCCCTCTTATCGGCCAATGGATTAAATATAAATCTACATAGTCCATTTGTAATTTCTTTAAACTTTTTTCAAACGCCCGAAGAGTCTCCTCGTATCCTTGGTCATCGTTCCAAACTTTCGTTGTAATAAACAATTCTTCTCGCGGGATCCCTGATTCACAAATAGCCTCTCCGACACCGCTTTCATTTTCATATACAGTCGCTGTATCAATCGAACGGTATCCAACTTCTAACGCTGTTTTTACTGCTTCTTTTACTTCGTCGCCTTCTTTCGCTTTATAAACGCCTAAACCAATCATCGGCATTTTCACGCCGTTATGAAGTGTAGTTGTTGGAATATACACAGTCGTTCTCCCTTTCATTGTTACATTTTTATAAACCACCACTTTATTTCAACAAGATTCATCCAAAAAGTCAAAACATACGTATAGTTTACATAATAATTTTATACACCTTTTAAAAAAAATAACGTGAACTCAGCCATTCACGTTACTTTCTATCCATTTCTTCGCTTTTTCATCAACATTATGTACAAACTCATTTTTCCCTTCCGTATATAACGTACCATCATATGTATATTTTTCGGCTAGTTCTTTCTTTAGAGCTGCATACGCCTCTGCTTCTTCACAATGAGCCATCATATAATCACGAAATGCTAAATGCCTTACTATCTCAGGATTTCCTTTTTCAAATACGTGTAAGTGATACGAACGTTTTTCCTCCGTTCCATGAATAAAATAACGGCGGCCTGAAATACCATTTTCTCCTTTAATGATGTAACCAAGTTCTTTAAATTGCTCATTCCATTGATCTACTCTGTCGATACTTTCTACTTCCATGATCATATCAATAATAGGTTTAGCTGCTAGTCCTGGCACTGATGTACTTCCAATATGATGAATTTTCACCATTTCTGGCATCGCCAATTTTAATCTTTCAGCCTCCATTTGAAATTTTTCACCCCAATGATTTTCATGCGGAACGACTACAATTTTTCTCATTTTAACTCCCCTTTTCTTACAAACTCGTCAAAAAAATGATCAGTGGCATTTCACTGATCATCTTTTATTATTTAAAGTCTTTCCAAGTAAGGCTACTTTCACTTAACAGTTCTTCAAATGATTTATTCTTTTCACGTTCTTTTTGTTCTTTACGCTTTCTTTCTTGTTCTGCTGCCTCTTTTTTCTCTTCTCTCACTTGCAACTCTTTTTTCTTATTCTTTAATTGTTGCATTAACGAATCGTTCAATTGATCACCTAGTGTAAGTGATTCTTTCTCTGCTTGATTCATTTGAGAGTGTCTTTGCATTTGTCTTTGCTTCTTTTTTTTCATACTACTCACCTTTTACTTTTTTCTCCATTATAGAGGATACACGGCGAAATCGACAATAAAAAAGGTACATTACTCTCGCATTCTCTATTATTCATTTTTTGTAAATATGTTAATTTTTCGAAAAAACTAAATTTAACTATAGATATAATCCTATTAATCTATTAAAATTATGTCGTATGATGTCAGATTATAAAAAAAGGAGAAATTAATTATGTGGAAAAAAATTATTCCTGCTGTCGCTATTTTAAGCACCATGACTTTTTCAAGCGTGTTCGCCGCTCCTCCATCTCAGACTCCTGCTGAACAAAACCGATACATAGACATACAAATGCTTGGTATTAATGATCTCCATGGACAACTAGACACTGTAAAAAAAATTAACAACAAAGAAGCTGGTGGTGCTGATTACTTAGCCACTTATTTAAAAGAACGTAAAAAACAAAATCCAAATACACTTCTTGTACATGCTGGAGATATTGTCGGTGCTAGCCCACCAGTTTCAGCTTTATTACAAGACGAACCAACTATTGAATTTTTAAATGACTTAAAGTTTGATGTTGGTACAATTGGAAATCATGAATTCGATGAAGGTATCGATGAAATGAAACGCCTCATTTACGGTGGATATCACGAAAAAACAGGGAATTTCAAAGGAGCAAACTTCCCTTATGTCGCTGCAAACTTCTATAACAAATCAACTGGCCGCTTATTTTTACCACCATTTACTGTAAAAATGGTAGATGG
Encoded here:
- a CDS encoding GrpB family protein, giving the protein MRKIVVVPHENHWGEKFQMEAERLKLAMPEMVKIHHIGSTSVPGLAAKPIIDMIMEVESIDRVDQWNEQFKELGYIIKGENGISGRRYFIHGTEEKRSYHLHVFEKGNPEIVRHLAFRDYMMAHCEEAEAYAALKKELAEKYTYDGTLYTEGKNEFVHNVDEKAKKWIESNVNG
- a CDS encoding YqkE family protein; this encodes MKKKKQRQMQRHSQMNQAEKESLTLGDQLNDSLMQQLKNKKKELQVREEKKEAAEQERKRKEQKEREKNKSFEELLSESSLTWKDFK
- a CDS encoding aldo/keto reductase, producing MYIPTTTLHNGVKMPMIGLGVYKAKEGDEVKEAVKTALEVGYRSIDTATVYENESGVGEAICESGIPREELFITTKVWNDDQGYEETLRAFEKSLKKLQMDYVDLYLIHWPIRGKYVDTYRALEKLYEEGKVRAIGVSNFHKHHLELLLPNCKVKPMVNQVELHPMLAQFELRDFCQGEQIQMEAWSPLMRGGEVFQHPIIQAISKKYEKSPAQVILRWDIQSGIVTIPKSVTPTRIKENFTIFDFSLTEKEMDQINTLNRNLHVGTNPDKYDTL
- a CDS encoding aldo/keto reductase → MKKRQLGNSDLYVTEIGFGCMSLGTSEAEAMRIIDEAIDLGINFFDTADLYDYGLNEEFVGKALKGKRDQIVLTTKVGNRWTEEKNGWSWDPSKAYIKAEVKESLRRLQTDYIDLYQLHGGKTEDPIDETIGAFEELKKEGIIRHYGISSIRPNVIREYAKRSNIVSVLMEYSLLNRRPEEWFPLLNEHQISVIARGPLAKGILTNNNASKIERVKKKDYLSYSYDELNITLASVKEIIGERSLTESAIQYCLNNEAVASVIPGASSIQQLQANVHAGKPMSLTKEEYTQLQQIVKFDTYALHR